The DNA window GGGAATACGGGTCAGGACATTCAGCGACGGGCGCAACCTGGACCCCTTCATTGCCTATACGGCCGAAAAGGACGGGCTTTACACCGTACAACTTGCGGGCTTCATCCATCCACCGGCTGCGGATATCAAATTCAACGGCGGCAGCAGCTCCATCTACCGCCTGCACCTGAGCACGGGGCCGGTGGTCACGCAGGTTTATCCCGCTACGATTGCCCAGAAAGGCAAATCAGAGGTGGGTCTCATCGGATACAATTTGGATCCTAAAAAACTACGCTTGCCTCTGGATGAAACCGCGTTGCTCCACCGCGGTGGCGATGTCCTGGTGAATCCGCCGGACTGCATTCAGCCGGTTCAAGTCATCCTGACGGAGAAAGCGGCCACGCTTGAAAAGGAGCCTAACAACAAGGTGGAAGAGGCCACTCCGATACCGGCAGGTGCGGGCGCGGTGGGAGGGCTGATCAGCGACCGCACGGATGTGGATCGCTTTGTCCTGACGATGAAGAAGGGTGAGAAGATGCAAGCCAGGGTGAAGTCCAAAGCCCTGGGCCTGCCGTTGGATGCGACCCTGCGGGTGGAAGGACCGGATGGCAAGGTAGTCGCCACCGGCATTGACCAGGGCACTGACCCTGACCCGAATGTGAGCTGGACGACAGCGGCAGAGGGGGCTTATCAGCTCATCGTGGAGGACCAGTTTCACCGGGGCGGGCCAGAGCATTATTATGTGCTGGAGACCGGGCTTCCTGCGCCGACCTATGCGGTGACGCTGCCGGAGAGAAAACCGGTGGTCATCGAGCGCGGCAAGAGCCTGAGTGTGAAGATCAACATCAAGCTGCTGAACGGATACAAGGAGCCGCTCATCGCCCGTGTTTCAGGCTTGCCCGCAGGCGTTCATGCGGCGGATGTCACGGTGCCCGAAAAAGGCGGCGACGTAGAGCTGAAGCTGGCGGCCGCCAGCAATGCACCACCGGCTACCGTGCCAATCACCTTTCAGGTCTGGACAACGAAGGAACCAGCCAGCCAGATCACGGCGGACTATCCGCTGCGCAGCGAGGACGTGCGCGGGACCACGCTACGCGACCGGGCATCGTGGTTCTGGCTGACCGTCCGTTGATACAACGGGCGAATCCGGCATCGCAGCGCCGCTTTTCAAACGTTTCTCTTTCCACAGCCCTGCCGGTCTTCTAACCTGAACACTGCCCCATGTCCCTGATTTCCCTTTCCCACATTTCCAAATCCTACAATGAACCTGGCAGTGGCAACGTGGTGCCAGTGCTGAGGGATGTCTCCCTGACCATTGAGGCCGGTGAATCCGTGGCCATCGTCGGCCCTTCTGGCTGTGGCAAGAGCACGCTGCTCAACATCCTGGGCACGCTGGATGTGCCGGACCAGGGGGATTATATCTTTGATGGCAGCAGCATTGGCGGCAACACGCCGGAACAGCTGGCGGCACTGCGCAGCGAAAAGGTGGGTTTCATTTTCCAGCTTCATCACCTCATGCCCCAGTGCACGGTGCTGGAAAATGTGCTGCTGCCCACGCTGGCCCTTAAAGCAAAACCGGATGCCGCCAGCCTGCAACAGCGGGCAGAGTCGCTGCTAAAATCCGTGGGACTGCAAGATCGCCTGAACTGGAAACCGGCCCAACTCTCCGGTGGTGAGCGACAGCGCGTGGCCGTAGTGCGAGCGCTGATCAACCAACCCAAAGTCATCCTGGCCGATGAACCCACCGGTGCCCTGGATGAAAAGAATGCTGAATCCCTCACCTCTCTCCTTTTAGAGCTCCAGCAAACCACTGGCACCACCCTTGTGATGGTGACCCATCATCCCGCCCAGGCGGCACGCATGGGCCGGACCCTGAAGCTGCATGAGGGCATGCTGGTCGGATAGGAAGAGGTGCCGTTTACAGTTTTCTGTGTGCAGTTTTCAGGGATCAGAAGTTCGGAGTTCCGCATTCATGCGGCTCTGGCAAGAACTTCGAACCTCCCAGCATCCCGAATTCATGCGGTACTCCAAACTTCTGATCAAGCTTAACAAGTTCGATTGATTATTCGAATATGGCATTGCTGATCGATTCATTGAGTGAAGAATCTGCAATGCCTCGCTTAAATCTGGTAGTGATACGTGCCCGCAATGCGGCCCGCCTGGCGGAATTCTATACTGTCCTTGGACTCAGTTTTGCACTCCATCGGCATGGAACAGGTCCTGAGCACTTCTCCGCCGAGAATGAGAGCGGCGTGTTCGAGATCTATCCAGTGAAGGGAGATGAGGAGCCCACTAGAAACTTGCGTCTGGGCTTTGAGGTGAAGGGTGTCAAAGCCACGGTTTCTGATCTCGTGAAAGCGGGGGCAAAAATGGTCCAGTCGCCGATGGATTCCCCTTGGGGTCTAAGGGCTGTGATCCAGGATCTAGAAGGCCACAAGGTGGAGATCACCGAGGCACGCGATCCATTGACTTGATCAATGGAGGTTTGTGTAAATGTACCGCGCCAGATTTCGATCAGATGGTCTTGCGCTTGCGCTTCAGATGAAGCTGGGCAGTGCTGCGCTGAATCATGGCCATGACGGCGGCGACTTCTTCCTGATGCTCGCCTGGCTTGAGATTTTCCAGAGATTTTTTGGCACGCTCCAGGGCCTCCTCGACGGACTTCTCGTCAATTTCATCGGTATTTACCGCCATGTCGGTGAGGACACGGGTGGTGCTGCCGGTGACTTCAACCAGGCCCTCGCCAACAGCGAGTTCGGTGGTTTTGCCAGCTTTGGTATAACGAAGCTCGCCCACCTGGAGAGTGGTCACCAGCGGGGCGTGAGCCGGCAGAACGCCGATCTCACCATCGTAGCCAGGGAGCACGACTGAATCCACTTCATCTGAAAAGATGCTGGCTTCAGGAGTGACGATTTCGAGTTTGATGGGCATGGAGGGACGAATTTATGATTTACGATTTATGATTTATGATTTGGCACCTGGCCATTGAATCACGATCAGGAAATCGTAAATCAAGAATCATAAATCATAAATGACTTAGGCCTTCGGCACGGTGTCAATGCCGCCCTTCATGTAGAAGTTGGCTTCTGGCACATCGTCGTGCTTGCCATCGAGGATCTCGGCGAAGCCTTTGACGGTGTCTTTGACGGAAACGTATTCACCTTTGGTGCCGGTGAAGATTTCGGCCACGTGGAAAGGCTGGCTGAGGAAGCGCTGAAGCTTACGTGCACGGAACACGATGAGCTTGTCTTCATCGGACAGTTCGTCCATCCCGAGAATGGCGATGATGTCCTGAAGGTCTTTGTAACGCTGAAGCACGCGCTGGACGCCACGGGCGACGCGGTAGTGCTCTTCACCGACGATGTCCGGGGCGAGAGCCTTGGACACGGAGGAAAGAGGATCCACAGCCGGGTAGATGCCGAGCTCTGCCAGGGAACGCTCAAGCACGACGGTGGAGTCAAGGTGAGCAAAGGTGTTGGCCGGGGCGGGGTCGGTCAAGTCATCCGCAGGAACGTAAACGGCCTGGAAGGAGGTGATGGAACCGCTCTTGGTGGAGGTGATGCGCTCCTGCATGGCACCCATTTCAGCGGCCAGCGTCGGCTGGTAACCCACGGCGGAAGGCGTGCGTCCCAGAAGGGCGGACACTTCAGAACCGGCCTGGGAGAAACGGAAAACGTTGTCCACGAAGAGAAGCACGTCCTGGTTCTTCTCGTCACGGAAATATTCAGCCATGGAGAGGGCAGAAAGGGCAACGCGAAGACGGGCACCTGGAGGCTCATTCATCTGGCCATAAACGAGGGCCACCTTGGAGCCGGGCTCGCTGATGTAACCGCCCTGAGGATTGCGGGCGATGTCGTGACCGCTCTTCTTCACCTTGATAACGTCGGACTCGATCATTTCATGGTAAAGGTCATTCCCTTCACGGGTACGCTCACCCACACCGGCGAACACGGAGTAACCACCGTGGCCTTTGGCGATGTTGTTGATGAGCTCCATGATGACCACCGTCTTGCCCACACCAGCGCCCCCGAAGGCACCGACTTTACCGCCCTTGGTGAAGGGGCAGATGAGGTCAATCACCTTGATGCCGGTTTCGAGAATCTGGGCGGAAGGGTTCTGGTCCACCAGGGCAGGTGCCGGGCGGTGAATGGGATAACGCTTGGTGGTGACCGGTGCAGGCTGGTCATCGATGGCGTCGCCAGTGACGTTGAAGATACGACCGAGGACTTCTTCTCCCACGGGAACCGTGATGGGAGCGCCGGTATCGGTAACATCAATGCCACGCTTCAGACCTTCCGTGGAAGACATGGCAACGGACCGGACCCAGCCATCACCCAGGTGGCTCTGCACTTCACAGGTAAGTTTGCTGCTTTTGCCGCCGAGATCAAAAGTGATCTCAAGGGCGTTATAAATCTCAGGCAGCTTTCCTGAGGCGGAGAAATCTACGTCCACCACGGGACCGATGACTTGAACGATTTTGCCGATGTTGCTCATGGGTTGATTTGAAATAGAAGATTGAAAGAGGTGAGATTACTCAAGAGCCATCTTGGCGGTGGTGATTTCGAGAAGTTCGTTGGTGATCGCGGCCTGGCGCAGTTTGTTGTATTCGAGGCTGAGATCTTTGAGCATCTGCTTGGCGTTGTCGGTGGCATTTTTCATGGCCACCATCCGGCTGCTGTGCTCGGAAGCGCGGGCTTCCAGGACCATCTGGAAGACGGTGCCGTTTACATATTGAGGAAGCACGGTTTCAAAAACTGTGGCTGCATCCGGCTCAAAAGTGTAGTCCGGGATATTGTCAGGATTGATCTCCTTGGAGGTCTCATCGAAGTTCCGCTTGCCGCCCAGGGTCACAGGATTCACTGGCAGGATCTGCTCAATCGAAGGCACCTGGGTGACGACGTTGATGAAGTTGTTGAACGCCACAAGCACCCTGGCATATTCGCCGGAAAGGAACTTTTCCTGGAGGAACTTGGCGACACTGCGGACCTCGGCGAAACGGGCAGGATCCTTGATCGGGAAATCAGCGAGGATGGTCTTGCGGAGGCGGCCCAGCCCCATGGTCGCCTTGCGGCCAATGGTGACGTATTCCACCTCTCCTTCAATAGGGGTATTGACCAGCTTTTTAATCAGGTTGGTATTCAATGCACCGCACAGTCCTTTGTCTGTCGCAATCACCAATACCAGCGTCTTGCTGCCGCCGCCTTCCGTGAAGTAAGGGTGGGAACCTTCTTCAGCGCTCGTTTTGAGGCTGACCAGGATCTTGTTCATCAGCTCCGCATAGGCGCGGCCGTTGGCGGCCTGATCCTGGGCTTTCTTCATCTTCGCAGCCGCGACGAGCTGCATGGCCTTGGTGATCTGGGCCGTGTTTTTGACCGATTTGATTCGGCGGCGGATGTCGCGGGTGGAAGGCATGGGAGAAGAAAGCTAAGAGCGTGTGGCGGGAGCCGGTGAAATTACTTCCAGGAGGCTTTGAAATCGTCGAGGGCGGTCTTGATGTCGGCTTCGACATTGTCGAGAGCCTTCTCATTGGCCAGCTTGGCGACCAGATCGGACTTGCGGTCGGTGAGGTAGGTTTCCAGTTTGGCCTGGAATTCTTTGACGCGGTCCACAGACACGCTGTCGAAGTAACCCTTCTGCATGGCGTAAAGAGTGATGACCATGATAGGCAGGCTCTTCGGCTGATACTGCTGCTGCTTGAAGAGCTCCACAATGCGGGCACCACGGTCAAGTTTGGCCTTGGTGGCGGCGTCGAGGTCGGAACCGAACTGGGCGAAAGCGGCGAGCTCGCGGAACTGGGCGAGGTCCAGCTTTGTGGTGCCGGAGACCTTTTTGATGGCCTTGGTCTGGGCGGCAGAACCCACACGTGACACCGAGAGACCCACGGAGATGGCGGGACGGATACCCTGGTAGAAGAGGTCGGTTTCCAGGAAGATCTGACCGTCGGTGATGGAGATCACGTTGGTCGGGATGTAGGCGGAAACGTCGCCAGCCTGGGTTTCGATGATGGGCAGAGCGGTCAGGGAACCACCACCGTAATTCTCGTTCACGCGGGCGGAACGCTCAAGCAACCGTGAGTGGAGATAGAACACGTCACCCGGATAGGCTTCACGACCGGAAGGGCGCTTCAGCACGAGGGAAACCTGACGATAAGCAACAGCCTGCTTGGAAAGGTCATCAAAGACGATGAGAGCGTCCTGGCCCTGGTCCATGAACCACTCACCAATGGAGCAGCCTGTATAAGGGGCGAGATACTGGTTCACCGCGCTGTCCGATGCAGAAGCATTAACGATGACGGTGTATTCCATGGCACCGGCGTCTTCGAGCGTCTTGACGACGCGGGCGACGTTTGACTGCTTCTGGCCGATGGCGACGTAGATGCAATAAAGGGGCTTGTGGCCGGCCAGCTTGCCCTGCTCGGCAGCTTTGTTCTGCTGAGCCTGGGAGATGATGGTGTCCACCGCGATGGTGGTCTTGCCGGTGGAGCGGTCACCAATGATGAGCTCACGCTGGCCGCGGCCGATCGGGATCATGGCGTCAATGGACATGATG is part of the Prosthecobacter sp. SYSU 5D2 genome and encodes:
- the atpD gene encoding F0F1 ATP synthase subunit beta, encoding MSNIGKIVQVIGPVVDVDFSASGKLPEIYNALEITFDLGGKSSKLTCEVQSHLGDGWVRSVAMSSTEGLKRGIDVTDTGAPITVPVGEEVLGRIFNVTGDAIDDQPAPVTTKRYPIHRPAPALVDQNPSAQILETGIKVIDLICPFTKGGKVGAFGGAGVGKTVVIMELINNIAKGHGGYSVFAGVGERTREGNDLYHEMIESDVIKVKKSGHDIARNPQGGYISEPGSKVALVYGQMNEPPGARLRVALSALSMAEYFRDEKNQDVLLFVDNVFRFSQAGSEVSALLGRTPSAVGYQPTLAAEMGAMQERITSTKSGSITSFQAVYVPADDLTDPAPANTFAHLDSTVVLERSLAELGIYPAVDPLSSVSKALAPDIVGEEHYRVARGVQRVLQRYKDLQDIIAILGMDELSDEDKLIVFRARKLQRFLSQPFHVAEIFTGTKGEYVSVKDTVKGFAEILDGKHDDVPEANFYMKGGIDTVPKA
- a CDS encoding VOC family protein, which gives rise to MALLIDSLSEESAMPRLNLVVIRARNAARLAEFYTVLGLSFALHRHGTGPEHFSAENESGVFEIYPVKGDEEPTRNLRLGFEVKGVKATVSDLVKAGAKMVQSPMDSPWGLRAVIQDLEGHKVEITEARDPLT
- the atpC gene encoding ATP synthase F1 subunit epsilon; translation: MPIKLEIVTPEASIFSDEVDSVVLPGYDGEIGVLPAHAPLVTTLQVGELRYTKAGKTTELAVGEGLVEVTGSTTRVLTDMAVNTDEIDEKSVEEALERAKKSLENLKPGEHQEEVAAVMAMIQRSTAQLHLKRKRKTI
- the atpG gene encoding ATP synthase F1 subunit gamma, yielding MPSTRDIRRRIKSVKNTAQITKAMQLVAAAKMKKAQDQAANGRAYAELMNKILVSLKTSAEEGSHPYFTEGGGSKTLVLVIATDKGLCGALNTNLIKKLVNTPIEGEVEYVTIGRKATMGLGRLRKTILADFPIKDPARFAEVRSVAKFLQEKFLSGEYARVLVAFNNFINVVTQVPSIEQILPVNPVTLGGKRNFDETSKEINPDNIPDYTFEPDAATVFETVLPQYVNGTVFQMVLEARASEHSSRMVAMKNATDNAKQMLKDLSLEYNKLRQAAITNELLEITTAKMALE
- a CDS encoding ABC transporter ATP-binding protein, which produces MSLISLSHISKSYNEPGSGNVVPVLRDVSLTIEAGESVAIVGPSGCGKSTLLNILGTLDVPDQGDYIFDGSSIGGNTPEQLAALRSEKVGFIFQLHHLMPQCTVLENVLLPTLALKAKPDAASLQQRAESLLKSVGLQDRLNWKPAQLSGGERQRVAVVRALINQPKVILADEPTGALDEKNAESLTSLLLELQQTTGTTLVMVTHHPAQAARMGRTLKLHEGMLVG
- the atpA gene encoding F0F1 ATP synthase subunit alpha, whose amino-acid sequence is MSNILQEIESQIAGLKTAVTKSNVGVVREIGDGAAKIEGLSDVMLNEMIEFSNGQFGLALNLEETEVGCVLLGSSEGIKAGDEVKTTGRLLSVPVGKGLLGRVVSTLGEPLDGKGPIKADAQYPVEKLAPGIITRKSVSVPVQTGIMSIDAMIPIGRGQRELIIGDRSTGKTTIAVDTIISQAQQNKAAEQGKLAGHKPLYCIYVAIGQKQSNVARVVKTLEDAGAMEYTVIVNASASDSAVNQYLAPYTGCSIGEWFMDQGQDALIVFDDLSKQAVAYRQVSLVLKRPSGREAYPGDVFYLHSRLLERSARVNENYGGGSLTALPIIETQAGDVSAYIPTNVISITDGQIFLETDLFYQGIRPAISVGLSVSRVGSAAQTKAIKKVSGTTKLDLAQFRELAAFAQFGSDLDAATKAKLDRGARIVELFKQQQYQPKSLPIMVITLYAMQKGYFDSVSVDRVKEFQAKLETYLTDRKSDLVAKLANEKALDNVEADIKTALDDFKASWK